The region ATCAATTTTATTTTCATTAAATAATGTTGATACTAAATAATTATATAACAATGAATCAGTTATATTGCTTGTATCAATCTCTAAAGAATCCAAATTGGCATTTTTCCTCCTTTCATTGATCAATTTTCTATCCTTAATAATTATTGAGATCATGTCTTTTGTATCATAGTGCTTTATTTCCATATCACCTAGCAATATTGCACTAATTATTAATAGTAGTGTAACAATTATAATCTTTTTCATTATATTCTCCCTATGTTAAATAATAATCCTTTAAAAATATCTTATGAATTACCTTCTACGATGCTTATTAATCTTCAGAAGTTTATTAACTATCATAATACATAGAAGAATCTGAATTAATAATATTTAGTCAAGAAATTCATAAACGAGTCAAATAGAATGAATAAGGGTAATAAAGATTCTTTCACTCAATAAACTATAAAATATTACTTTTATTTATATAATAACTGACTGTAATATAAACCCTTTAGCATCTGCCAATTACCTGTTCAGCTTAAATATACAACACTATGGGACATTTTGTTGAGATTGTATTTTTTTGTTCTGGGTGATTGCTACTTAATTGTCGACGGTAAATAGTCTCTAAAGTTATATTGAACTTGTAGGACTTATAATGAGAGAAAGAGGTTGCGAGAGTAAAATAGTTAGTATTTGAGAAAAGACTTAACAGAAAATACAGGGAGTATTAAAACTGTCGATAATATGAAAGGCATCAAAATATTTTTAATAATAATAGTTTTTCTGTTAACCTGGCACTCTGGTTTGCAGGCAGATTCTACGGAATTGAAGCTGAAAATCGCTGAGGCGATGGGCAGAGAAAAGGTGGATCTATTGCTTGAGCTTGCTAAGCAGCAAATAGATGAGGATCTGCAAAGCAGTTGGACAAGCGATAGTCTGGCACTTAAGCTTGCGGGTGAATCCCGTTATGTGGGAGGTCAGCGAAAAGCTTTGACCATTGCTGGACGGATCGAGCTCACTCGACAAAACTACTGGTCTGCGATTGATTATTTTAATAAAGCAATACTACTTTTGAATAAAGAGAATGATCAACTTGATCTGGGAGTTATAAATAATAATTTCGCCCAGGCCTACTCTAAATTAGGCTGGGCAGACAAGGCAAAAGCCAAACTGGAAGAAGCAGAAAAAATCTTCCAGAAACTCGAACCCACCACTGAAGTTATGCATGAGCTCACGATGACTTACCTTACCTGGGGTACTGTAGAGCTGGAACTGGGTAATTATGAATTAGCATTATCTCGACTATTGAAGGGCATGCAGGAAGTGGACAAACTGGATGAACCTGAACTGGAAGCTACTATCAAAGGAAATATCGGCAGAGTATATCAATCACTGATGAATCCAGCACTTTCTCTGGAATATTACCGTCAGGCACTGGAAGTTCACAAGCAGCTTGATAATAAAAGTGAAATAGCGGTTGTATATGGTAATATGGGAACACTTTATTCTGAGCTTAAAGATTATGAAAAAGCAAGAGAATATTATGAACTATCTTTGGAAAGCTATCAGCAGTTAGGCAATAATCTGGGTGTAGCTTCAGTATTGATCAATATTGGAAATCTGTACTATTATCAGGAAAAATACACCGAAACCCTTGAGTATTACAGTCGGGCAGAGAAATTAGTGGGCGAGATCGGGGCTACTGTCTATCAGGCATATCTGATGAACAATGTGGGCATGATCTATGTAGAGATGGGAGAATTTAAGGCAGCAGAGGAAAAATTTGCTGAAGCTTCCAGGATAGCTCAAGAGGTAGAATCTCTGGAATTACAGGCAGAAATATATGCTTCTTATGGTGAACTTTTCAAAAAGCAGGGACAATTTGATGAAGCTTTGAGCTATAATGAGAAAGAATCAACACTGCGGGACAGTATTTTTGCTGAAACCACTGCTAAGCAGATTGCAGAGATGCAGACTAAGTATGACACTGAGCGCAAAGAGCGGGAAAATAGCCTTCTTCGCAAAGATAATGAGATCAAGGAACTGGAAATAGGCAGAAAAGAGCTTCAGAGGAACTCTTTATTTGCCATCTCGGGTCTGGTTATCATGCTGGTGATCTTTGTATATCGGAGATACAGGAGTAAAAAGAAGAGTGCTGAGATACTTTCCACGAAAAATGAATTGATCACTCAGCAGAAAGAGGAATTGAGCGAAACTCTTGATGTATTACGCAAAACCCAGAAGAAATTGGTGGAATCAGAAAAAATGGCATCTCTGGGAAGTCTGGTTACAGGAGTAGCCCATGAAATAAACACACCAGTGGGAATAATTATAACAGCTATCAGCAATCTGAGTGACAGGTTGAGTGCTTTGATGGGTAAATATCAGGAAAATAAGATGAAAAAGAGTGATCTGGACAGCTTTTTGGGTTATACAGAAAAAACAAGCAATCTGATACTGAGTAATTCCCAGCGAACTGGTGAACTGGTGAAAAGTTTTAAGCGTGTGAGTGTGGATCAATCCACAGAACAGCGTCGTCAATTTAAATTATGTAATTATATCAAAGATGTCTTGATGAGCCTTGAACCCAAATTCAAGGGTCTTGATCTTGAGATCAATATAGATTGTGATGAATACCTGGTATGGAATTCATATCCGGGGATACTTGCCCAGATAATTACTAATCTGGTTATTAATTCATTGGTTCATGGTTTTTCCGGTGGAAGTGGTGGAAAAATAGATTTTGAGATAAAACGTATTGACAGCAGGCTGCGATTTATCTATCGGGATAGTGGTAAGGGAATGGGAGAAGAGGTGTTGCAGCATATCTTTGATCCGTTTTTTACAACAAATAAACGGACGGGGACCGGTTTGGGGATGCATATTATCTATAATCTGATAACGCAGAAACTGGATGGGACGATAGAAGTTGAGAGTGAAGTGGGGAAAGGCTCAGAATTCATTATGGAATTCCCTTTCATGGAAGGAGGATTGAGTGAGCTCGATTGATAAAGAGCGGGGATTTGCTGATGCGGGAAATGAGTCCGATGAACTGGTATTTATGGCAGAAGAAGAAGCAGTTGATGTCAAGCAGCAGCGGGATGAAGAGAAATTCTCAGTTAAAAATAGTGCTGTCATCAAAGCAGGCAGCGATTGGAAAATTCTGGTGGTCGATGATGAAGAAGATATTCATACTGTCACGCATTTGACCCTTGATGACTTTGAGTTTGCCGGCAAACAGGTGACGATACTTGATGCCTACTCAGCTGGAGAAGCCTTTGAGCTGATCAAGCAGCAGCCTGATATTGCAATCACATTGCTTGATGTGGTAATGGAAACCACAACTGCAGGTTTGGATCTTGTTAAGCGGATCAGAGAGGAACTGGAGAATCATTTCATCAGAATAGTTCTGCGAACAGGTCAGCCGGGATATGCTCCAGAGCGTGATGTAGTGCTGAATTATGATATCAATGATTATAAATCCAAAACCGAATTAACCTCTGATAAGATATTTACACTGGTTTCATCCGGTATACGTGCCTATAAATCACTTCTGAGTCTGGAATCATACCGTCAGGATTTGCAGGAAAAGGTGGATGGAGCGGTAGAATCAATCCGTGAAAAAGACCATATCATTATAAAACAGTCAAGACAGGTAGCGATCAGTGAATTGATATCAAATATTTCACATCAGTGGCGGCAGCCTTTGAATACTGTAATGGCATTGATTCAGGATATTGAAATTTGCGGAGAGGAAGAAGAACTGACTATAGATTATCTTACACAGCAAAGTAATAAAGCAATGGGCATCATTCAGGAAATGAGTAATACAATTGATGATCTGAGATACTTTTTTCATCCAGTAGAGGAATTAGAGGACTTTATTTTGCACGATGTGCTCGCAAGATGTATGAAGCTGCTGGAACCCACATTAAAGGAAGAGAGTATTATACTGGAAATTAGTGGAGATGAGCAATTGACCATAAAAGGCTATAGCAATGATTATGCCCAGGTAGTTTTGCAGATAATCAATAATAGCCGTGATGCCTTAAGGGAAAAGGAAATACCAGAAAAGAGGATAAGAATAGATATATCAGAAGACGATGGACAATCAAAAGTGGAAATAATTGATAATGGTGGCGGGATAACTGAAGATGTGATCGAGCATGTTTTTGAACCATATTTCACAACACACTTCAAGAGCCCGGGCAGAGGACTTAATCTATATATGTGTAAAATCGTGATCGAAAAAAATATGCATGGCAGCTTAACAGCTGAGAATCGGAAGTCTGGTGCAATATTTACGATCAGGATATAACTGGAGGATGAGATGCAGGAATGCAAACTGAGTATTGCAGAGGAATTCTTATTATTATCATTGGATGATGAAAAGGGTGTAGTGTGCAATCAACCCTTTATGGGGATGGAATTTGGACTTGCTGGCGCTGTTCTGATGGAGCTTGCCTTATTAGGAAAAATAAAAGCAGAGCAAAATAGACTACTTGTGATCGATAATTCTCCCACTGAAAATCAGATATTTGATGATGCTCTGGCAATGATCGCAAATCAGCAAAGTGATGAAGATGCCAAATACTGGGTCTGGAAACTCGGAATCCATATTCAGGAGATCAAAGACTATTTTATTAATCATTTGATCGAATTGGGGATACTGGAAAAGAAAGAAAAGAATATTTTGTGGATATACAAACGGAAATGCTATCCTACGATAGATGATAAGATGGAACGGAGAGAAATTGCCCGTATCCGCTCTATTATTCTGGATAAGGTAGAACCCGTACATCGTGATATTGTGCTGATCAGCCTGATGCGCTCTTGTAATTTAACAAATCAGCTGTTCACTCAGCAGGAACAGGATAAAGCTGGTGAGAAGATAGAGAAAATTGCCCGTAAGGATTTGATAGGACAGGCAGTTTATGAAGCAATTCATGAGATATTGCAAAAATTAAGTGTGCAGCAACTATATTATTAAAATAATAAAAAAGCAAGCCAGGACTTCTGAGCTGTACTCAGGGCAGGAGTTCTGGGCGACAGAGACTGATAGAATACAGGATACAATAACTGGCTGTAGAAGAAGTCTTGACGGAGTACCGTTCAAAACTCCTGACTTAGGTTAGTTGAAATATTTAAAAGAGGTATTTGATGATTAAAAAAGGTTTATTAATTATTATTTTACTGCTGATAGTTACTTCGCTTATGGCAGATCCAAAAATTTATATTGCTTTCTTGTGGCATATGCATCAACCTATATATTACCCAGGTGAAAATGCCCTGGAAACTGATAATGCCGGACATTATGATTATTCGATAGAAGATATTCATAATCAGCGCTGGGGTCCCTATACTACCTGGCCATCAGATGCTGTGTGGATGGGGATCAATGCCGGTTTTGAACATTTTGGCTCTCAAGTTAGCTTTTCTGGCTCTTTGATAGAGAATTTGAATACTTTACAGGCTGGTGGAAACTGGAATTTTTCTAACTGGCAGTCAGGATGGAATGGCATTGCCGGAGAAACAACAAGCCTGGGAAATCCCAGAATGGATATGGTTTCCATTGGCAATTTTCATCCTTTGCTGGGATTGATTGATTACCGCGATATGAGAAGCCAGATCGCTATGCATCGTGACATTGTAAACAGCACCTTTAATGTGAACTCATATTCCCGGGGTATGTTCCCTCCTGAGTGTGCGTTTTCTGAGAGGATAATCCCCGCCCTTGTGGATGAAGGGATTGAATGGGTGCTGATCGATAATATCCATTTTGAGAGAGTTACAAATAATTATCCCTATACTACCGGCAGTAATTTATATGAACCTAATCAAGCAGATGTCCTAGAAGATGATCCTGGTGACTGGCTGCAATTAAACGGCTTGTGGGCAGGTTCACAGGTATCTCTGCAATGGGCTCATCAACCGCACTGGGTAAAATATATTGATCCAGAAACTGGCGAAGAAAGCCAGATCATGGGTGTGCCGGCTTCCCGCTATCTGGGTAATGAAGATGGCAGAGGTGGCTTTGGCGCTTTGCAGTATGATACCGTAATGAGCCAGTTTGAACCTTATAACACTGATGATGACCATCCTATATTAATTGTTCTGCATCATGATGGTGATAATTATGGTGGTGGATCAAATTCCTATTATAATAATAATTTTGCTCAATTTGTAAGCTGGCTGGGAAGTAATTCAGACAGGTTTGTTTGCACTACTATCCAGGATTATCTTGATATGTTCCCTCCCGCAACGGGTGATGTAGTACACGTGGAGCCGGGAAGCTGGAGCGGAGCAGCTAATGGGGACCCGGAATTTAAGAAATGGAACGGTGATCCTTATAATGACTACAGTCCTGACCGCAATAGCTGGGGCATCATCACAGCAGCGAAGAATATAATATTTAATGCCTTAGATAATAATCCCGGAGCACAGCAGGTTCAAGATGCCTGGCGTATGCTGCTTACGGGTGAAACAAGCTGCTACTGGTATTGGGACGGCTCTCAGAATGGTATCTGGGACAGTCATCCTGCCCGGGCAGCCAATATGGCAGTCAATGCAGCCCTGCCCTATGTGAATGGCGCTGCAGATGCCACTCCCCCCACGATCTACCTGCCGCAAAGGGAACCGTATAATCCCGGTGGAACTGAATGGAATGTATCCATGAGCCCTGACTTCACTGTCTGGACTTATGTTTATGACCATAGCGGATTGCAGGATGTGGTTCTCAAATATCGTCTGGATAATGACGGCATAAATGATGATCTCACCAGTGATAATGAGCTTTATGCTGGGGGTGCAGATGTGGGTAACTGGATAGAACTTGCCATGACAGGCCAGGATGAGCCTTCAGAAACAGATCCCCAACCACTCTATAAAGCCATGCATTACGAAGCAGAGATCAGTGAATATAACGAAATCCTGCTGGATTACTATGTGGAAGCTATCGATAATGAAGGCAATGTGCAGAAAAGCGTGATCCAGCACGTATGGATAGGAGATGGCACTGGTGGGGGACAGGGTGGATATGGTTATGTAAGCTGGCTGCCGGTAAGTCCCGCAATGGAAGATTCCATCATTATCACAGTAGCAAACACCAGCATGGGTGCTGCCCTGCATTGGGGAGTTAATGATTTTAATTTGCCAGCAGAAACTTACTGGCCCAACGGAACTGTGCTATATAATAATATTGGACCTGCCTTGGAAACTCCGATGATCGGACCGGATGAGGATGGAAATTTGATCCTTGTATTAGGCCCCTTTGATTCTCCAGTGCAGCAGGTGAATGAAGTAAATTTTGTGATCCACTATTATGACGGTAGTTGGGATAATAATAATGGTAATGATTACACAATAACGATATCTGGTGGTGGAGGTGGTAGTTTTGTGATAGATGGACAATTAGATGCTGGTGTGCAATTGCTGACAGCTAATGATGAACTGGAATTATATGCAGATTTTTCAAGTACAGAGCTTTATGTGGCAGCAACTTCTGCTATGGAATTAGGGGAAGACATATTTATTTTAATAGCAGATAATCCCGGCAATATGGTTTCTGCCCCCTGGGCCAAAAGCGGACAGGTAGCTGACTGGGACGTTTTTCTGGCTGGAGAAAGCACTAATGGCTGGAACGGCTGGTTTGACCAGACAGCTTCTTCACAATCTCAGCAAAGCAGTGTTCTGGAAGGAGTGATCAATCTCAGCCAGTGGAATAATCCAGAATCGCTTTACCTTTGCGTAGCTTCTTATCAAACTCAGGACGGTGGAAGTTTGCAGCAGCAGTCACCAGCAGGTGATGGCAATGGAAATATTGAAAGCACTGAATATATAAATTATCAATTTACAGGATCTCCTTCTTATGGCGATATTGATGGTAATGGGATAGTAGAAAGTTATGATGCTGCTCTGGTACTGCAATACTACGTGGGAATGATCAGCGATTGGGAACCCTGGCAGCTTATTGCAGCTGACGTGGATGGCAATAGCCTCGTGGAAGCCTATGATGCCTCTTTGATCCTGCGCTATGGATTAGAAATAATCGACCATTTCCCGGTTGAGGAATAAAAATATGGATCTTCTGGAATTCCCTAACTGCAAACAATATGATAACGGACGTTTTCGGCTGCCGAATAAAGTCAGAAAGCAATTTGAAAGCTGGCGGGTGAAACAGCTTGTGATCATACCAACGGAAAATAATAAACTCAAACTGATGCCAGCAAGCTGGTGGGAAAGAATGAAAGCTGAAGAAAAAAAAGAAATACCAGTTGATTTCCCAATAAGACCTCAGTCTCTGACAGCAACATTTCTGGAGCTGCATCCAGAATTAATTACATATCTGGGAGCTACAGAAAATCTCCATTTTAAGGCTAAAGAAAAATACTATCTTCTCTGGAATGATGCAACCTATAGTCGCGAAAATGAAATTATGAAAGAGCAAATACATAAAATGTATCATGGAGTAAATAAGTAACAAATCTAAGCCAGTCCGAATAAGCTATTCAACAAAAGTTAGACATGCCTAACATTTTTCTTGACAGTTGTGATTTATCCGTTAAATTAGCGTGTAAAGAACTGGAGGATAGCAATGGATTTTGGCAGACGTTTGCGAAAGCATAGAGGATGTCGGAGATTGCAGAAGCTGAAGAGGCATATGCATGATGGTGAATCCTATCGGATTACTGGATACCGGGGACTGAATTGCTTATTTCGCAAGAAACTGCTAAACCTCGGTCTATTGAGGGGTGAAGATTTCAAGGTGATGGGCAGAGCCCCTATGGGTGACCCTATTGAGATCAAGATCAATGGCTACAGGCTATCTATCAGAGCAGATGAAGCAGATGAACTTATCCTTGAAAAATTAGAAGATGACAAATAACTTAACTATTGGTATTGTAGGAAATCCTAATAGCGGAAAAACAACTGTATTTAATGCTCTCACAAAATCACGACAGGTAGTGGGCAACTGGCCAGGAGTAACCGTTGAGCTCAAAGAAGGTTTCTACAAGTATGGCGATCATCAGGTGAAGGTAATTGATCTGCCTGGTATATACTCTCTGTCCGCTACTTCAGAAGATGAACGCGTAGCTCGTGATTATATCCTTTCTCATCAGGCTGATCTGATCATTCAGGTAGTTGATGCTTCCAATCTGCAAAGAAACCTGTATCTTGCCACGCAAATTTTGGAAATGCAAGTTCCTCTGGTCATCGTATTAAATATGATGGATATTCTGGAAGCCAATAAGCAGCATCTGGAACTTGAGCATTTTCAAAATCATCTCGATTGCCCTGTAATTGAATTAGTTGCCAGTAAAAATAGAGGGATAGATAATTTATTAAAGCAGATAGAACTCACTGCTCATTCACGAAAAGTATCCACCACAAAAGTCCATTATGACAGTATTGTAGAGATGGCAGTTAAGGAATTACTCCCTCTCACTGAACCTTTTGCCGACAAGTATCAGGTTTCAAACCGTTGGCTGGCTCTCCGCTCCCTCGAAGATGAGCAGATAGCTAATAAATATACTGAACATGATCTGGATAAACAGATAGCAGAGCAGGTTCAGCGTATTGAACATCACACCGGAGACCCTATTGACGTAGTGATGGCAGATGGCAGACATGGATTTGTGAAAGGATTGGTGCGAGACACTCTGCACCGCAAATCCACCAATCTTCGTGATCTTACAGATACTATAGATAAATTTGTCCTTAATCGCTATCTGGGCATTCCATTCTTCCTGATCGTGATGATGATGGTCTTTTATCTAACAATGAATGTTGGTGCACCCTTTATCGATTTCTTTGATAGATTTACGGGTACGATATTCGTGGATGGTTTCAGGTCAATTCTGGAAGCACTCTCTTTTCCCAACTGGCTGATCGCTATCCTTGCTGATGGTTTGGGCGGTGGTATCCAGACAGTGTCCACCTTCATACCCCCCATCTTTTTTATTTTCTTATCACTATCGATCCTGGAAGATTCCGGCTATATGTCGCGAGCAGCTTTTGTAATGGATAAATTCATGTTGACCATTGGCTTACCGGGCAAAGCATTTATTCCCATGCTGGTGGGCTTTGGCTGCAACGTGCCGGCTATCATGGCAACGCGTACCCTGGAAAATAACCGTGACCGCATACTTACTATCATCATGAACCCCTTCATGTCCTGTGGTGCCCGCCTGCCGGTATATTCAATCTTTATTGCAGCATTTTTCTCAGAGCGAGCCGGTTTCATGCTATTCTCTATATATCTCACCGGTGTTATTTTAGCTGTTCTCTCCGGTTTGTTATTCAAATCTACTATATTAAAAGGCGAGATTTCCACTTTTGTGATGGAATTACCACCCTATCATATTCCCACCATCAATGGCATTATGATGCATACCTGGCTGAGATTGAAGTCATTTATCCTCCGCGCCGGACAGGTGATCATTATCATTGTGCTGGTGCTCAGTTTCCTTAATTCCATTGGAACTGACGGCTCATTTGGCAATCAGAATTCAGAAAAATCAGTGATCACATATATTGCCAGACAGATAACTCCAATTTTCAGACCTATGGGCATTCAAAACGATAATTATCCCGCAACTGTAGGTTTGATCTCAGGAATATTTGCCAAGGAAGCTGTAATTGGTTCACTGGCAGCCCTATACGGTCAGCAGAAAGAAGCCAGCCAGCCGGAAGAATTCGATTTCTGGCAGGGTATAGCTGATGCCTTTACCGCCATTCCAGCGGGATTTGGCATCATCAAAGAAGAGACTATCAATCAAGGGAAAAATGAACTGATAGGCTTAGTGCAAAAAGGGTTTAAAGGTGACAGGATT is a window of Candidatus Stygibacter australis DNA encoding:
- a CDS encoding GPP34 family phosphoprotein → MQECKLSIAEEFLLLSLDDEKGVVCNQPFMGMEFGLAGAVLMELALLGKIKAEQNRLLVIDNSPTENQIFDDALAMIANQQSDEDAKYWVWKLGIHIQEIKDYFINHLIELGILEKKEKNILWIYKRKCYPTIDDKMERREIARIRSIILDKVEPVHRDIVLISLMRSCNLTNQLFTQQEQDKAGEKIEKIARKDLIGQAVYEAIHEILQKLSVQQLYY
- a CDS encoding tetratricopeptide repeat-containing sensor histidine kinase; the encoded protein is MRKDLTENTGSIKTVDNMKGIKIFLIIIVFLLTWHSGLQADSTELKLKIAEAMGREKVDLLLELAKQQIDEDLQSSWTSDSLALKLAGESRYVGGQRKALTIAGRIELTRQNYWSAIDYFNKAILLLNKENDQLDLGVINNNFAQAYSKLGWADKAKAKLEEAEKIFQKLEPTTEVMHELTMTYLTWGTVELELGNYELALSRLLKGMQEVDKLDEPELEATIKGNIGRVYQSLMNPALSLEYYRQALEVHKQLDNKSEIAVVYGNMGTLYSELKDYEKAREYYELSLESYQQLGNNLGVASVLINIGNLYYYQEKYTETLEYYSRAEKLVGEIGATVYQAYLMNNVGMIYVEMGEFKAAEEKFAEASRIAQEVESLELQAEIYASYGELFKKQGQFDEALSYNEKESTLRDSIFAETTAKQIAEMQTKYDTERKERENSLLRKDNEIKELEIGRKELQRNSLFAISGLVIMLVIFVYRRYRSKKKSAEILSTKNELITQQKEELSETLDVLRKTQKKLVESEKMASLGSLVTGVAHEINTPVGIIITAISNLSDRLSALMGKYQENKMKKSDLDSFLGYTEKTSNLILSNSQRTGELVKSFKRVSVDQSTEQRRQFKLCNYIKDVLMSLEPKFKGLDLEINIDCDEYLVWNSYPGILAQIITNLVINSLVHGFSGGSGGKIDFEIKRIDSRLRFIYRDSGKGMGEEVLQHIFDPFFTTNKRTGTGLGMHIIYNLITQKLDGTIEVESEVGKGSEFIMEFPFMEGGLSELD
- the feoB gene encoding Fe(2+) transporter permease subunit FeoB, with the protein product MTNNLTIGIVGNPNSGKTTVFNALTKSRQVVGNWPGVTVELKEGFYKYGDHQVKVIDLPGIYSLSATSEDERVARDYILSHQADLIIQVVDASNLQRNLYLATQILEMQVPLVIVLNMMDILEANKQHLELEHFQNHLDCPVIELVASKNRGIDNLLKQIELTAHSRKVSTTKVHYDSIVEMAVKELLPLTEPFADKYQVSNRWLALRSLEDEQIANKYTEHDLDKQIAEQVQRIEHHTGDPIDVVMADGRHGFVKGLVRDTLHRKSTNLRDLTDTIDKFVLNRYLGIPFFLIVMMMVFYLTMNVGAPFIDFFDRFTGTIFVDGFRSILEALSFPNWLIAILADGLGGGIQTVSTFIPPIFFIFLSLSILEDSGYMSRAAFVMDKFMLTIGLPGKAFIPMLVGFGCNVPAIMATRTLENNRDRILTIIMNPFMSCGARLPVYSIFIAAFFSERAGFMLFSIYLTGVILAVLSGLLFKSTILKGEISTFVMELPPYHIPTINGIMMHTWLRLKSFILRAGQVIIIIVLVLSFLNSIGTDGSFGNQNSEKSVITYIARQITPIFRPMGIQNDNYPATVGLISGIFAKEAVIGSLAALYGQQKEASQPEEFDFWQGIADAFTAIPAGFGIIKEETINQGKNELIGLVQKGFKGDRIAGFAFLLFVLIYAPCVAVIGVIYRETNLGWATFVVTYLTALAWIVATLYYQINTFILHPASSSMWIAISIVAFMLFYIALKLKPSKFLKKTA
- a CDS encoding hybrid sensor histidine kinase/response regulator, which produces MSSIDKERGFADAGNESDELVFMAEEEAVDVKQQRDEEKFSVKNSAVIKAGSDWKILVVDDEEDIHTVTHLTLDDFEFAGKQVTILDAYSAGEAFELIKQQPDIAITLLDVVMETTTAGLDLVKRIREELENHFIRIVLRTGQPGYAPERDVVLNYDINDYKSKTELTSDKIFTLVSSGIRAYKSLLSLESYRQDLQEKVDGAVESIREKDHIIIKQSRQVAISELISNISHQWRQPLNTVMALIQDIEICGEEEELTIDYLTQQSNKAMGIIQEMSNTIDDLRYFFHPVEELEDFILHDVLARCMKLLEPTLKEESIILEISGDEQLTIKGYSNDYAQVVLQIINNSRDALREKEIPEKRIRIDISEDDGQSKVEIIDNGGGITEDVIEHVFEPYFTTHFKSPGRGLNLYMCKIVIEKNMHGSLTAENRKSGAIFTIRI
- a CDS encoding FeoA family protein; amino-acid sequence: MDFGRRLRKHRGCRRLQKLKRHMHDGESYRITGYRGLNCLFRKKLLNLGLLRGEDFKVMGRAPMGDPIEIKINGYRLSIRADEADELILEKLEDDK
- a CDS encoding dockerin type I domain-containing protein, with protein sequence MIKKGLLIIILLLIVTSLMADPKIYIAFLWHMHQPIYYPGENALETDNAGHYDYSIEDIHNQRWGPYTTWPSDAVWMGINAGFEHFGSQVSFSGSLIENLNTLQAGGNWNFSNWQSGWNGIAGETTSLGNPRMDMVSIGNFHPLLGLIDYRDMRSQIAMHRDIVNSTFNVNSYSRGMFPPECAFSERIIPALVDEGIEWVLIDNIHFERVTNNYPYTTGSNLYEPNQADVLEDDPGDWLQLNGLWAGSQVSLQWAHQPHWVKYIDPETGEESQIMGVPASRYLGNEDGRGGFGALQYDTVMSQFEPYNTDDDHPILIVLHHDGDNYGGGSNSYYNNNFAQFVSWLGSNSDRFVCTTIQDYLDMFPPATGDVVHVEPGSWSGAANGDPEFKKWNGDPYNDYSPDRNSWGIITAAKNIIFNALDNNPGAQQVQDAWRMLLTGETSCYWYWDGSQNGIWDSHPARAANMAVNAALPYVNGAADATPPTIYLPQREPYNPGGTEWNVSMSPDFTVWTYVYDHSGLQDVVLKYRLDNDGINDDLTSDNELYAGGADVGNWIELAMTGQDEPSETDPQPLYKAMHYEAEISEYNEILLDYYVEAIDNEGNVQKSVIQHVWIGDGTGGGQGGYGYVSWLPVSPAMEDSIIITVANTSMGAALHWGVNDFNLPAETYWPNGTVLYNNIGPALETPMIGPDEDGNLILVLGPFDSPVQQVNEVNFVIHYYDGSWDNNNGNDYTITISGGGGGSFVIDGQLDAGVQLLTANDELELYADFSSTELYVAATSAMELGEDIFILIADNPGNMVSAPWAKSGQVADWDVFLAGESTNGWNGWFDQTASSQSQQSSVLEGVINLSQWNNPESLYLCVASYQTQDGGSLQQQSPAGDGNGNIESTEYINYQFTGSPSYGDIDGNGIVESYDAALVLQYYVGMISDWEPWQLIAADVDGNSLVEAYDASLILRYGLEIIDHFPVEE